The Kiritimatiellia bacterium genome includes the window GCCTTGCCGATGCGATAGTCTCTGTCCTGAGCAAATCCGAAGCCAAGCCGGTCAAGCAAATCATGCGGGAAGTGGTTGCGAGCGGGTACAAGACGACGTCGCGAAATTTCGAGACGATCATTTATCAGACGCTGGCGCGCGACAACCGCATCGAGAAAGCCGGACGCGGTCAATACAAGCTCAAGGAATAATCGCCGCCCTCTTGACTTCGCCCGTCGAATCGATAGCCTGCTAACGGTTGGGTTCCGGTGTAGCTCAATGGTAGAGCGGGGCGCTGTTAACGCCAAGGTTGTAGGTTCGAGTCCTACCGCCGGAGCCACTTGTTCTTAAAGTGACCCGATCGGTCGAAACCCGCCTTTCATTCGACTTCATTGTGGTCGGGAGCGGGTTGGCTGGCCTCTATGCGGCAGCGGCCGCGGCTGATCACGGTCGGGTTGCCCTCCTGACCAAATCGGAAGTTCAACTAAGCAGTTCGTGGTGGGCTCAGGGTGGAATCGCAGCGGCGATTGACCCTGAAGATTCGGCATATCTTCATTTCGACGATACGATAGCGGCCGGCCGGGGGCTTTGCCGCCGGGCCACAGTTGAAATTCTGGTCAGCGAGGGAATCGAACGAGTCCGCGAGCTGATCCGCTGGGGAATGAAGTTTGATGAGGACCACATGGGGCTCGCGCTGGGCCTCGAGGGCGGGCACAGCAAACGGCGGATTCTCCATGCGGAGGGCAACGCCACCGGGCAGGCGGTGACGCGGTTTCTTCTCAACCGCGTAAAGGCGCACCCGAACATCCGGCTCTTCGAAAATACGACCGTGGCCGAACTGGTGGTGGTGGACAATCGCTGCGTCGGCTGCATGGCCTTCTACCAGGATCGCTTTGAGCCTTGGTTTTTCACTGCCCCTGCGACGATCCTCGCCACCGGCGGCGCGGCCGGGAATTATGAGCGCACAACCAATCCGCCGACATCCTCTGGCGATGGGATCGCGCTGGCTTATCGCGCGGGCGCGGAAGTGTGCGACATGGAGTTTGTGCAATTCCATCCGACGGCGTTCTATGACCCCGGCGGCGAGACATTTCTTCTTAGCGAGGCGTTGCGAGGCGAGGGCGCTCATTTGCTCAACCGGGCGGGGGAACGGTTCATGGAGCGGTATGACCCGAGGGCCGAACTCGCTCCCAGGGATGTCGTGGCTGCCGCCATTTTCCGAGAGATGCACCGTGAAGGCTCGCCGTGTGTGTGGCTGTCGATGCGCCATCTCGATGCGCGTGCGGTTCGTGAGCGCTTTTCGAACGTGTATGAGGCCTGTCGTGCGCGGGGACTGGATTTGACGGCGGATCTGATCCCGGTTGCGCCTGCGGCGCATTACACGATCGGCGGCATCGTGACGGGTCGGATGGCGGGCAGCAGCATTTGGGGCTTGTTTGCGTGCGGGGAATGCGCCTGCACGGGGGTGCACGGGGCCAATCGGCTGGCTAGCAATTCGCTGTTGGAGTGCCTCGTTTTTGCACGCCGTGCCGTGGAAGGCGCGCGAACCGTCGAGCCGGCGCGGGAGAGTGATCCGCTTCTCGGCGCAGACCTGCCAGTGCGGGATCCGACGCCGGTAGATCCCGCGCTAATGAACCGACTGCGGGCCGAAGTCTCCCATATGATGACCGAGCACGTGGGAATCATTCGGAACGGCCCGGCCCTCAAGCGAACACTGGATGCGTTGTATGATCTTCGTGACCGGTACGGCCCGATTCTAAGCAAATGGGCGGGCCGTCCGCTCCGGACGATGATGCGCGCCTGCACGCTGACCGTGCGAGGGGCGCTGCTCCGCGAAGAATCGCGGGGCGCCCACCAGCGGGAGGATTTTCCGGAAGAAAACCCCGCCTTCGAAGGACACATCACCCTCAAGCGCGGCACTCGGCCCCGCCTCGTCAAATGGACATGAGGGGACCTGACCAGCCGAATTGGGCTGACGTGGAGCGGGTGATCGAAGCCGCGTTGCGCGAGGATGCGCCGGCAGGAGATATCACCACCAACCTATTGTTTGGCGCCGAGGATGAGGCGTCGGGCGTGTTTCGCGCCAAGGTCTCCGGAGTCATCGCCGGGCTTGATGTGGCAGAGCGCGTATTCCGGAAGCTCGATCCACTAGCGCGCTTCACAGCGCGGGTTCGGGATGGTGAGCGGGTCGCCGCGCACACGTTGCTGGCAGAAGTTCGCTGTAAAACGCGCGCGCTGCTGACCGGCGAGCGCGTCGCGCTCAACCTACTGCAGCGAATGTCGGGAATCGCGACGTTGACGGCGCAGTATGTTGAGGCCGTGTCGGGTCTGCCCGTGGCCATTTTGGACACGCGTAAAACGGCACCGGGCCTGCGCGCGCTAGACAAATACGCCGTGCGCGTCGGCGGGGGAAAAAATCACCGCCACTCGCTAAGCGATCTGGCGATTATCAAGGACAATCACATTCGCCTCGCCGGCGGGATCCGAAACGCGGTCGAACGGCTGCGCGCTCAACTGCCGTCTGGCGTTCGGATCGAAGTGGAATGCGCCACCCTCGACCAGGTCCGCGAGGCGCTGGATGCCGGGGTGGATATCATCATGCTGGACAACATGATGACCAGCAGTCTCCGAGAGGCGGTCCGTCTGGTCAACGGGCGTGCGCTGACCGAGGCGTCTGGAAATGTGTCTCTGGAAAATGTGAGGGCAATCGCGGAAACAGGCGTGAATTTGATTTCCGTCGGGCGGCTAACACATTCGGCTCCAGCCCTTGATATCTCTTTGAAAGTGGTCTAGCTGGCGAGCCTGTGCTAAAATAATAAAGGGAAGGGACAAATGAGCGTCGCTGAACAACAGGCCACTCTTGTCGAGCAGATCCTCGAATGGAAGGCGCGTCGGAATGCCGTCATTTTGGCCCATAGTTATCAGCGACCCGAAGTGCAGGATATTGCCGATTTTGTCGGGGACTCTCTCGGCCTGTCGCGGCAGGCAGCCCTGACCGGAGCTGACGTCATTGTATTTTGCGGTGTTCACTTCATGGCGGAGACCGCCAAGATTCTGTCGCCGTCCAAAAAAGTCCTGCTGCCGGACCTCGATGCCGGGTGTTCGCTGGCCGCAACGATCACGGCCGACCAGCTCCGCGCCTGGAAGGCCCGGCATCCGGATGCGGTCGTGGTCAGTTATGTGAACACATCCGCCGAGGTGAAGGCCGAGACCGACTATTGCTGCACCTCGTCCAACGCGGTTCAGGTGGTCCGTGCGATTCCGCCGGACCGCGAAATTTTGTTCTGCCCTGACATGTTTCTCGGCCAGTATGTCAAGCGCGTGACGGGCCGGACCAACATGCGGATCTGGGCCGGAGAATGCCATGTCCACGCGGGGATTCGTCCCGAACATATCCAGGCTCAGCGGGCCGCGCACCCCGGCGCCGAGTTTCTCATGCATCCGGAGTGCGGCTGCGTTTCCTCGCTGCTGTACATGAAGGAAACGGCGGGATGTTGCGGGATGGACGACGCGAAGATTCTCTCAACGGAAGGGATGGTTCGCCACGCGCAAAAATCTCCCTCGCGCGAATTTGTCGTGGCGACGGAAACGGGCATCCTGCACCGGTTGAGAAAGATGAACCCGGACAAGGCGTTTTTCCCGGTCAGCGAGCGCGCCGTCTGCAAGTTCATGAAGCTTATCACCCTCGAGAAGGTTCTGCGGTCGCTGCAAGAGGATGTTTACGAAATCGACGTGCCGCCTGAGATTGCCGCTCGCGCGAGGCTTGCCATTCAGCGGATGATCGAGATCGGCTGACCTCAAAAGACCGAACCGGCGATTCCCATTTGCAAAAGGCGTAGTCTCGCCTATATTCATTCATCCGGAAAAACAGATAAATGATCTCGCCTCTCGATCTATTTCGCGCGCTTTCCGACGAAATCCGCCTCCGCCTAGTTCATGCGGTGATGATTTCCGAACTCTCGGTCGCAGAGCTCGTCGAGATATTGGAGCTGCCCCAGTCGACCATCAGCCGCCACCTCAAGCCGCTCCGAGACACGGGCCTGTTGGAGACCCGGCGGGAGGGCACCTCTATATATTATCGCCCGGGTGAAGTGCTCCGTGATCCTTCTTTTGCCGCTCTGCTGGAGAAGTATCTGGCGGACCTGAAGACTGCGGCGCGGGACGCACAATCGGTTCGGGACGCCCTAGACCGGCGGCGAGCGAAAAGCCGCGAATTTTTTGACAACATTGCCGGCCGTTATAGCGAGTGGACCCAACCGGGAGGGGGTTGGCCCGCGCTGGCGGCGGGATTGGCGGCAGGTTTCATGGACCGGACAGTCGCCGATCTCGGGTGCGGCGATGGGACACTCGCCATCCTCCTCGCTTATTACGCGCGTTGCGTGTATGCCGTCGATCAATCGCCGGCGATGTTGCGACAGGTTTGCGCAAGGGCCCGACGGGCCGGCGTTGAGGATCGGATCCGGACCGCGGAAGGCGATTTGGAACGGACGACACTCGTAAGCGCCTCATGTGACGATGTTATCCTTAGCCAGGCGCTGCACCATGCCGCCAGGCCGGCGCATGCGATCCGCGAGGCGGCTCGTCTATTGAAGCCTGGCGGCCGCCTGATCGTGTTGGATTTGGCGCGGCATGACCAGGAATGGGTGCGGATCGAATGGGCCGACCAGTGGCTGGGTTTTGAGGAAAAGGAGATTCGGGACTGGATGGAGGTGGCCGGCCTGTCCGTTCAGCACATCAGACGTCTTGAGCCGGCGACGGGGTCGGGCCGCGCGGAATTTTCTGCTTTCATCGCTGTCGGCCTTAAACCGGTCCCGTCGGCGGCATCAACTAAAGTTAGGTCATCATCAACCCTGCGAGGAGTAAATCATGCCTTCCAAGAAAACTGCTGACTACGTGGTCAAGGATATCGGACTTGCGGAATTCGGTCGCAAGGAGATCGAGCTTGCCGAATATGAAATGCCCGGTCTCATGGCGTTGCGCGAGGAATACGGCGATCATAAGCCGCTAAAAGGAGCTCGAATCTCCGGTTCCTTGCACATGACCGTTCAAACCGCGGTGTTGATCGAAACCCTTCAGCACCTTGGGGCTCGCGTGCGCTGGGCCTCCTGCAACATTTTTTCCACACAGGACCATGCAGCCGCTGCCATCGCCGCCCGAGGCACCCCGGTTTTCGCCTACAAGGGCGAGACCCTTGAAGAATATTGGGAGTTTACCGACCGCATCCTGGACTGGGGCGATGGACAGGGCCCCAATATGATTCTGGATGACGGCGGCGATGCGACGCTCATGGTCCATCTCGGTTACAAGGCCGAGGAAAACCCGAAAATCCTCGATCGCGAACCTTCAAGCCGAGAGGAAAAAATCCTGTTTGAACAGGTTCGAAAATCGATCAAACGGGACCCGTCCCGTTTTCATCGGATGGTTCGCGAAATTCGCGGCGTGAGCGAGGAAACAACCACCGGCGTTCATCGGCTCTACCAAATGATGGATCGCCGTGAATTGTTGTTTCCCGCCTTCAACGTGAATGATTCCGTCACAAAATCAAAATTCGACAACATCTATGGGTGCCGGCATTCACTGGTCGACGCGATCATGCGCGCCACCGATGTCATGATTTCCGGAAAGGTGGCCGTGGTGGCCGGTTACGGGGATGTCGGGAAGGGCTCCGCGCAGTCGCTTCGCGGGCAACGCGCCCGGGTGATCGTCACAGAAATTGATCCGATCTGCGCCCTGCAGGCCGCCATGGAGGGTTATGAGGTTATGCCGATGGACGAGGCATGCCGGATCGGAGACATTTTCGTGACCGCCACGGGTTGCTGCGATGTGATCACGGAAAAGCACATGCGCCAGATGAAACACATGGCCATCGTTTGCAACATCGGCCATTTCGACAGTGAGATCCAGGTCGAAGCCCTGCGAAAATACAAATGGACGGAAATCAAACCCCAGGTCCACCAAGTGCATTTTCCCGATGGAAAGTCCATCATCCTTTTGGCGGAGGGCCGCCTGGTCAACCTTGGCTGCGCGACGGGGCACCCAAGTTTTGTAATGTCGAGCAGCTTCACCAACCAGGTGCTGGCGCAGATTGAATTGTATACGAACCCGGGCAAGTATCCCATCGGGGTCTATACTCTCCCCAAAACGCTCGATGAAAAGGTGGCAAGGCTTCACCTTCAAAAGCTGGGTATCAAATTGGACAAACTGACAAAAAAGCAGGCGGAATACCTTGGTGTCCCCGTCGAAGGGCCTTACAAGCCCGCCCACTACCGATATTGAGAAGGCCGGCTTCGCCTCACCGGTTACTGAGCTCCTCCTCCTGGGATTCGAAATAATGCGCCGGACTCGATCCGGTGCGAAAGGTCTGATTTTTTCTCGCCGAATTATCGAGCGGCCGCTAAACGGGCAGTATGCAAGCGGCAGAAGTCTTTCAGATATTCCGCGAAACCGGCGCACTGCTGTCCGGCCACTTCGAGCTCCGTTCCGGGCTTCACAGCGACCAATATTTCCAGTGCGCGATTGTCTGCCAGTGGCCGCGGATGCTTGAACGGCTCTGCTCGGCGCTGGCCCATCGATGGGAATCCACGGGGCTGCCCATTGACAGCGTGATTGCGCCGGCCATGGGCGGACTTGCCGTGGGGCAGGAACTCGCGCGGGCGTTGGACAGGCGGTTCATTTTTGCGGAAAAGGAAAGTGGGCGGTTGGCGCTGCGGCGTTTCGCGATACGAGCCGAGGAACGGTTCCTCGTCGCGGAGGATGTCGTGACCCGGGGAGGCCGCGTCCAGGAAACCATAGATTTGATTCGAGCGCAGGGCGGCGTCGTACAAGGCGTGTGCGTGCTTGTGGATCGCAGCGGCGGCAAGGCTGCGTTCGAGGTTCCTCTGATCAGTCTGCTAGAATGGGAACCGGTTACGTGGACGCCTGCCGAATGCCCGCTCTGCAAGCAGGGCGTACCTCTTGTGCATCCGGGAAGCAAATGATCTTCAGGTTGTTCCCGTTCTCCGGACTTCTTCCGAAAGAATCGAGCTGGATCAAATCGTTCGCCTGAAGCGGCAAATCTTTTACTGCCGGAGCGGCCTATCCTAAAAACCCTATCCGAAAGCCTGTTTGAGGAGCGGAGAGTGCCTGTGAAATGAAGCAGACCTTGGTCGAGGACGATGGACTTCTCCGAGCGGATGCTCAGGCGGCGAAAGTTCTGCATCCAACGAATGGTTCGTTCGACCGTCCATCGTCGAGCGTGGCGACGCAGCAATCGTCCGTCTTATGTGACCTTCTCCGGCCTCCGATTCGATCGATGCGCTGCGGTCACCTCGATGACGTGGTCGGCCATTTTCTCGTCCAGTCGATCGCCTTAGTAATCCCGGTTCCCGATGATCCGCTCGGGTATCGCCTGGGTCGGCATCAAGTCAAACAATCCCTGAACTCTCCGGTTATCGTGGGGGGAGGCTGAACCGGTGGCAACGCCACCGGCTTGCCTCGCGCGTCCACCGACACCATGATTTCATGCCTTTTTTCGCCTTTGTCGTGCCGATGGCATCGCCACCTCCCCGCGCTTTGAATAACGAGTCGGCGATGAAACACTCGTAAGAGATTGAAGCCGTCCGGCCGTTCCCCACAGCGACCGCCCGGCGCACAATTCGATCAATGATACCCGACTCGGCCCATTTATTGAACTCATGATAAACCGTGCTATCGGCCCCGAACTCCGCCGGCTAGTTCTTCCACTTGGCGCCGTCGTCCGGGATCCAGAAGATCCCCGGAGAACCCTTCGCTTATCTGCGGCGGGGAAGTCCACCCCGCGGATTGTGTGGCGCGTTGGAAACATGATGGCACAGCCAATCCAATTGAGCGTCGGTAAGTGTGAGAATGACATCATAAGACATGGAACTTGTTCTCATGATCAACAAGTGTAGGGTTAGCCTCATCTGATTAGCTGTAGAATACACCGTTTACATATTTATTATTATTCCTTCATGTTCTTTTATATTTGCTACTGACAGCAGCATAGTTTATTCGTGCTGAGCAATACGATCTCGCGCATTTTCTTGAAGCATTAGCTTCTGTGCGCCATGTTCTCACTATCTTGGGAGGTATAACCAGCGTATTTCACATGACGATATCGTAACACTGTGAACTCGCCCATATCATAATTATTACAGGCGTATCGAGTAGATTATGTCTACCGATAATCTCTGGCCCGAGATGGATATATTACATAATGATCTTATGCACCTTGGCGGAATTGTTATTGAGCGTTCGAAAACCATGATAGTGAATCGAGGAATTACTATGTAATAGCATGATTAATTTGTCGATTTGGTTGTCTTTTCATCATTTATTGGAAATCAGAAAAGTGCTGGCATTTATAAATATGAAGGAAACATTATCACGGGCGACCGGGCTAGATATCGCTACGGACGGGCGGACAATCCGATCCGGCGCCAGGAACTAGGCATTGGTGTTAATCAACTCCTTCAACTATCTGAAGCAGATTCTGACGAGCGTGTGGGCGGGCGGTCCGATCCCAGTGGCAGTGGCGGTGAACTTTTCTGCGGGGACTGTGACGGAGAATGGGGTTATCCGCCAGATCTTTGGGGATCGGACGTAGGAGGTTACGAATGTGACGATGGCGGCGGGGACGAATCTGATGACGGCGGTTTATTAAGGTCCTGGAGTTACTAGCGCGTCGATGTTGCGACGGACACGGTGGCGGTGGTTGTCGGATATGCCGCGTACGCGCACGATGCGAAGGTGAATCTGACGAGAGCTTATCCGAAAACCTTATGACCATTAGAAATGCTATGATGTTTCGTTATGCATGCTCACGCGTACTGGTGGCCGATACGATTGGCTGCTCAGTCGTACTGCCAACGAGCCACTGAAATCGCGGGTGGAGGCTCTTCGTTAGACAAGCAAGGCATTCTTCGAGGTATCTTTGGATCCTGGATCATGGTGTCATAAGTATGGCCTTACTGGCGGTGTTCGGTGCCAAAAGCTTGCCCTTCGGCGCGTTGGCCAATGCGCGAGGGAAGTGGATTGCGCGGGACGACGAAAGGAGGCGATGGCAAGAAAATCATGGTGAGGGAGGATGCGCGAGGCTGGCCGGTGAGCGTTGGCAGCCATTAATTGGACAAGGGAATGGCCGATGAAATTCATCGACAGGATGGCGCCAAATCGATCGAATCGGAGGCCGGAGAACGTCATGCAGGACGTGCACTGCGCCGCTATGCCCGACGATGGAGCGTGGTACGAACGCTCGTTGGATTCAGAACGTTCGCCACCTGGACATCCGCGGGGCGAAGACCACCGACCTCTATCCGAAGCTGCTTCATCTCTGATGGGCTCTTCTGCTCTTAAAACAGGTTTGGGGATAGGCATCTCGTTTTTTTGATCGATTGGGCGGAACATGAAGGAGGTTGCGTCGCGCCCTTTGACACGGTCGGGATCGATGGGCTGATAAAGATCAGACGCGCGCGGATTGTTGCGCCGGCCTCGCGATGCTTACCCATATCAAAAAGGCTGGTTTTCGGCATTGAATGCTCGAGAGTAGCGTAATCGCCATGCGGCGAGTCGATTCAGATTTCCTCTTCGGTGATGTTCTCCGCACGTTTTGGCCGGTCGAACCGGACAAACGGGTGAACCTGTATGTCGGGACCGGCCGTTGCGGGGGATGTTTTGATGCATTTGGTTTGCAGCACCCTCCCAAGGATGAGTTTGCGCCGATCCGTATCTCGCAAACCTGGATCTCGCATGCGGATGTCTGGCACCGCGGCCGTTATGGTTTGGATACGTTGGTGCCGCTTGCGCGGCTCCATTGGATTCAACCGCCGTCCCCGCCTCCCGAGTACCGCCAGCACCTTGAGCTGTCCCATGGCGCGCTCACAACCCACTATTTGGCGCCGGGGCTTCAGTATCGGGTTCGATTGCTCTCGAACCCGGATTCAGAATATCGCGACGTTTTAATTTTTCTCCTCGAATGGTCGTCGAACCGTCCCCCGAAGCTCAAACTGGATTCACCGCCCTATTATCGGAGCAGCTATGGCGAGGATCTGTTTGCGGAGATACGAGCTGAGGTCCGCAAGGATGGCGGCGTATTGCACGTGAAGCGCGGCAGTTCCAAAGGCATTGTTGGCGCAGGGTGGGGGGGAAGCGTGACCGCGCGCCCGTCGGCCGATGGAATTGAGTTGACTTTGTCTCCAGGTCGCTGCCGCGCCACTTTGGTTCTCGCGCTGGGGCCCGAGTCGCGCCGTGAAGAGCTGGCTGATTTGGCCAGACGGCTGGCAACGCACGCAGAAAAGGATCTGGAGCGGATTTGCCAGAGCGCATGGTCAACGCGCTGGGGTTCCGTTTCGCTGCCGGACGTCGAGGGCCCACTCGGAGCGCTCGTCCGCCGCTCGATGTATCATATTCTGGCTTCGTATGGGCCGGATGTTCGAGCCCCTGCGCCGCCGATGGGCTTCACCGGAAACAATTGGGGATTCCACTTCCCCCAGGATTTGGCGTTTGTCCATCCCGCCCTGATCCGCTTTGGGCATTTGGATATCGTGCAGGCGCACGTCGAGTTTTATCGCGCGAGACTGGATGAGCAAATTCAGCTTACCCGGGAGATTTACAAGCGGCCTGGTGTCTGTTGGTCCTGGGAATTTCCGATCGGACCGGGCGCGCAGCTTTTTCAGGAAGCGGTGGGAGGGCTTCCGAATGATTTTCAATTTCAGATTCACAACGCGGCGTATCCGGCCAAAATGGCTGCCGACGCTGCAGCGCTCCTCCCCGTCACGTGGACGACCGAAGTGGCGTGGCCCATCCTTCGCGAGAGCGCGCGATTCTACGCGTCGGGCTTGGTCCGCGAAAAAGACGGAAAATATTCGCTCGAGATTCAGCCGTCGATGGGTCAGGACGAATATGGTGAGCGAAACGCCCGAAATTACCTGTGCGCGATGTTTTCCGCGGATTACACGTTGCGGACCGCCGTCAACATGGCGGAGCGGCTCGGCATAACGGATAAGGAAATCGGAACGTGGAAAAAAATTATCAGGGCTGGTCTCGCGTACCGCCGCCTTCTCTGGAAGGAGAAGGCGTGGAACGTGTATGCACCTCATGAGGGGGCGCCGCACGCCGTAAACATGCAAAAACATCCCGTGCAGCTTAACCCGATCTGGCTTTTTCCGGGTTTGAAGATCGATGCGCCGACACGGCGAGCGTATGAACTGCGGCGGATGATCAGTCGTGTCGAGCGGGAAGAACACCGGCATGAGGGCATTCCGACCGGTTTTTACGACGGCTGGACCCTATTTGCCTTCTTACTTTCAGCTGTGCGGATGAATGATCCAGCGGGCTTCGCCCACGAGTTGTCCGAGCTGGCTCCCGCCCGCCTAGTTGATCCCGAATGGATCACCCCGTATGAATCTTCCGGTTTCTGGCAGCCTTACTACACCGCCAGTATGGGCCTGTTGATCCAAGCGGTGACCGAGGCGAATGAGTCCCCGAACCGGTCGGACTTTATGGACGCCTGGTATATGATGGCCGATCAAAAACCGAAACCCGTTTCCGATTCGTAAAGTTTGGGCGCAGGGTCGGTTCAAAGGCTTTTTCCGCGGTTTTCGCCCCGGCATGAGGCCGGTGACCTTTTCGAATGACGCGTTCAATGACTAGGCTGCTTTCGCCGCAAGCACGTCTTCGTGCATCTGGCGAAACGCCTCGAAGGAGGCCTTGTGAGTGAATCGGCGGCTGTACAACCGCGCGGTCGTCCCCATCTCCGCCAGCCGTTCGGGTTGGGCCAGCAGGTCGAGAAGGACATCGGCCAGTTTCTGCGCGGTGATCTTGGGGATCACCAGTCCTGTGGCGCCGTCCTGCACGCAATCTTTCGGGCCGCCGCATCCAGAGACGATGACGGGAAGACCGGCCGCCTGCGCCTCCAGCACCACATTTCCGAGCGTGTCCGTCTCGCTTGGAAAGACAAAACAGTCGCACGAGGCGTAGGCGGTCGCCAACTCGTACCCGCCAAGGACGCCAAGGAATCGAGCGGGCAGTCCTTGCAGCTCGGACTCCATTTGCGCCCGATAGGGTCCGTCTCCCACAACGAGCAGGGCAATGTCACTGCGACGAGCGGCGACCCTGCGGAAGGCATCCACCAGGACCGAAAGATTTTTTTCGAGGGAGACTCGGCCGACGTAGAGAAGGGCCGTCTGTTGAGGGTGGACGTGTGTGCGGCGAAACGCCTCACAGCGGCGGGCGGGATTGAACAGTTGCGTGTCGACCCCGCGGCCGACAACACACAAGCGATCCGGGTCGCATCCATGCCGAATGAGTTCATCGCGGATGGTTGGTGTCGGCGCTGCCACTCGATCCATTTGCCGGTAGAACCAACGCATCAGCGCCCACCCGATGTCCTCCATGGCCGGATCCCTGAAC containing:
- the nadB gene encoding L-aspartate oxidase encodes the protein MTRSVETRLSFDFIVVGSGLAGLYAAAAAADHGRVALLTKSEVQLSSSWWAQGGIAAAIDPEDSAYLHFDDTIAAGRGLCRRATVEILVSEGIERVRELIRWGMKFDEDHMGLALGLEGGHSKRRILHAEGNATGQAVTRFLLNRVKAHPNIRLFENTTVAELVVVDNRCVGCMAFYQDRFEPWFFTAPATILATGGAAGNYERTTNPPTSSGDGIALAYRAGAEVCDMEFVQFHPTAFYDPGGETFLLSEALRGEGAHLLNRAGERFMERYDPRAELAPRDVVAAAIFREMHREGSPCVWLSMRHLDARAVRERFSNVYEACRARGLDLTADLIPVAPAAHYTIGGIVTGRMAGSSIWGLFACGECACTGVHGANRLASNSLLECLVFARRAVEGARTVEPARESDPLLGADLPVRDPTPVDPALMNRLRAEVSHMMTEHVGIIRNGPALKRTLDALYDLRDRYGPILSKWAGRPLRTMMRACTLTVRGALLREESRGAHQREDFPEENPAFEGHITLKRGTRPRLVKWT
- the nadC gene encoding carboxylating nicotinate-nucleotide diphosphorylase, with translation MRGPDQPNWADVERVIEAALREDAPAGDITTNLLFGAEDEASGVFRAKVSGVIAGLDVAERVFRKLDPLARFTARVRDGERVAAHTLLAEVRCKTRALLTGERVALNLLQRMSGIATLTAQYVEAVSGLPVAILDTRKTAPGLRALDKYAVRVGGGKNHRHSLSDLAIIKDNHIRLAGGIRNAVERLRAQLPSGVRIEVECATLDQVREALDAGVDIIMLDNMMTSSLREAVRLVNGRALTEASGNVSLENVRAIAETGVNLISVGRLTHSAPALDISLKVV
- the nadA gene encoding quinolinate synthase NadA; the encoded protein is MSVAEQQATLVEQILEWKARRNAVILAHSYQRPEVQDIADFVGDSLGLSRQAALTGADVIVFCGVHFMAETAKILSPSKKVLLPDLDAGCSLAATITADQLRAWKARHPDAVVVSYVNTSAEVKAETDYCCTSSNAVQVVRAIPPDREILFCPDMFLGQYVKRVTGRTNMRIWAGECHVHAGIRPEHIQAQRAAHPGAEFLMHPECGCVSSLLYMKETAGCCGMDDAKILSTEGMVRHAQKSPSREFVVATETGILHRLRKMNPDKAFFPVSERAVCKFMKLITLEKVLRSLQEDVYEIDVPPEIAARARLAIQRMIEIG
- a CDS encoding metalloregulator ArsR/SmtB family transcription factor — its product is MISPLDLFRALSDEIRLRLVHAVMISELSVAELVEILELPQSTISRHLKPLRDTGLLETRREGTSIYYRPGEVLRDPSFAALLEKYLADLKTAARDAQSVRDALDRRRAKSREFFDNIAGRYSEWTQPGGGWPALAAGLAAGFMDRTVADLGCGDGTLAILLAYYARCVYAVDQSPAMLRQVCARARRAGVEDRIRTAEGDLERTTLVSASCDDVILSQALHHAARPAHAIREAARLLKPGGRLIVLDLARHDQEWVRIEWADQWLGFEEKEIRDWMEVAGLSVQHIRRLEPATGSGRAEFSAFIAVGLKPVPSAASTKVRSSSTLRGVNHAFQENC
- the ahcY gene encoding adenosylhomocysteinase, giving the protein MPSKKTADYVVKDIGLAEFGRKEIELAEYEMPGLMALREEYGDHKPLKGARISGSLHMTVQTAVLIETLQHLGARVRWASCNIFSTQDHAAAAIAARGTPVFAYKGETLEEYWEFTDRILDWGDGQGPNMILDDGGDATLMVHLGYKAEENPKILDREPSSREEKILFEQVRKSIKRDPSRFHRMVREIRGVSEETTTGVHRLYQMMDRRELLFPAFNVNDSVTKSKFDNIYGCRHSLVDAIMRATDVMISGKVAVVAGYGDVGKGSAQSLRGQRARVIVTEIDPICALQAAMEGYEVMPMDEACRIGDIFVTATGCCDVITEKHMRQMKHMAIVCNIGHFDSEIQVEALRKYKWTEIKPQVHQVHFPDGKSIILLAEGRLVNLGCATGHPSFVMSSSFTNQVLAQIELYTNPGKYPIGVYTLPKTLDEKVARLHLQKLGIKLDKLTKKQAEYLGVPVEGPYKPAHYRY
- the pyrE gene encoding orotate phosphoribosyltransferase; the encoded protein is MQAAEVFQIFRETGALLSGHFELRSGLHSDQYFQCAIVCQWPRMLERLCSALAHRWESTGLPIDSVIAPAMGGLAVGQELARALDRRFIFAEKESGRLALRRFAIRAEERFLVAEDVVTRGGRVQETIDLIRAQGGVVQGVCVLVDRSGGKAAFEVPLISLLEWEPVTWTPAECPLCKQGVPLVHPGSK
- a CDS encoding glycosyltransferase family 1 protein, producing MTNCATDNHRNLGPVRPARSDDGDAWRRFLKPLREIAGLEPDANLLTVLVRVFSRYAFDYRPLPPSSFPIPDPPVGSWGGFPRIGLFVDSPDHLSGVAKTLGHWQREAHAAGVGLRIHGASPAPRADSPMAIFPAVGTFSVSAYNGLQVHVPPIREVLKYVKRANFDIIHLSTPGPMGLVGLLAARLAGLPVVSTFHTHFPSYAATLFRDPAMEDIGWALMRWFYRQMDRVAAPTPTIRDELIRHGCDPDRLCVVGRGVDTQLFNPARRCEAFRRTHVHPQQTALLYVGRVSLEKNLSVLVDAFRRVAARRSDIALLVVGDGPYRAQMESELQGLPARFLGVLGGYELATAYASCDCFVFPSETDTLGNVVLEAQAAGLPVIVSGCGGPKDCVQDGATGLVIPKITAQKLADVLLDLLAQPERLAEMGTTARLYSRRFTHKASFEAFRQMHEDVLAAKAA